One genomic region from Thermoleptolyngbya sichuanensis A183 encodes:
- the trxA gene encoding thioredoxin — translation MSAAAQVTDSTFKQEVLDSDVPVLVDFWAPWCGPCRMVAPVVDEIAEQYAGQVKVVKVNTDENPSVATQYGIRSIPTLMIFKGGQRVDMVVGAVPKTTLASTLEKHL, via the coding sequence ATGTCAGCAGCCGCACAAGTTACAGATTCCACTTTTAAGCAAGAAGTTCTTGATAGCGATGTCCCCGTTCTGGTAGATTTCTGGGCCCCTTGGTGTGGCCCCTGCCGGATGGTTGCTCCTGTAGTCGATGAGATTGCCGAGCAATACGCGGGACAGGTAAAGGTCGTAAAAGTGAATACCGACGAGAACCCCAGCGTTGCCACTCAGTATGGCATCCGCAGCATCCCCACGCTGATGATTTTCAAGGGCGGTCAGCGTGTAGACATGGTGGTCGGCGCGGTTCCCAAGACGACCCTCGCCAGCACGCTTGAAAAGCATCTGTAG
- a CDS encoding NF041680 family putative transposase, protein MIFNELQQFRQTLYASLGNARDALFDLMDAVLVSACIVSFVRLSQSPVFRRQWSSTYEALRDSRLPRSKVLKLLVQQIPTQQQPLLAGDASRWNRPAARRLKDRTLSGRTGHAPIAGQNYSTLAWIAEDRGSWALPLRHERITSFETPASKAAFQLKQVTRQLAVRPLAIYDRGYGNASFVNQTAGIEADLLLRVTSNRCVYGAPPAYRGRGAPAKHGHKMKLNDPDTWSVPVETVEVDDPNWGRVRVSRWSAYHFRKSPKRAMEVLRVEVLETQSSTRRLAPLWLVWLGEQMPPLETLWLHYLRRFAIEHWYRFAKQRLYWTHPQFSSVSATEQWSSLMPLLSWQLWLARKDCTDHPLPWQAPQETLTPGRVAQAFAGILAAIGTPAPAPKPRGKSPGRGKGHKPTPRPCYPMVKKRASKRKTSEQSLNSPVATAA, encoded by the coding sequence ATGATTTTCAACGAACTTCAGCAATTTCGCCAAACGTTGTATGCCAGCTTGGGAAACGCCAGAGATGCCCTGTTTGATCTGATGGATGCCGTGTTAGTGAGTGCGTGCATCGTGTCGTTTGTGAGGCTATCGCAGAGTCCTGTCTTTCGTCGCCAGTGGTCGAGCACCTATGAAGCGTTGCGCGATAGCCGCCTACCCCGATCAAAGGTGCTGAAGCTGTTGGTGCAGCAGATACCGACTCAGCAGCAACCGTTGTTGGCAGGTGATGCGAGTCGGTGGAACCGTCCTGCTGCCAGGCGTTTGAAAGACCGCACCTTATCAGGCAGAACAGGACATGCCCCGATAGCCGGACAAAACTACAGTACCTTAGCCTGGATTGCTGAAGACAGGGGCAGTTGGGCATTACCATTGCGGCATGAGCGCATCACCAGCTTTGAAACACCCGCCAGTAAAGCGGCATTCCAACTCAAACAAGTGACTCGGCAGTTAGCGGTGCGTCCGTTGGCGATCTACGACCGAGGGTACGGCAATGCCAGTTTTGTCAACCAAACGGCAGGGATTGAGGCAGACTTGCTGCTGCGGGTTACATCCAATCGATGTGTCTATGGCGCGCCCCCAGCGTATCGAGGGCGAGGCGCACCTGCCAAGCATGGACATAAGATGAAACTCAATGACCCTGACACTTGGAGTGTCCCGGTCGAAACCGTTGAAGTCGATGATCCCAACTGGGGACGAGTGCGGGTCAGTCGTTGGAGTGCATACCATTTCCGCAAATCCCCCAAACGGGCAATGGAAGTGTTGCGCGTGGAGGTGCTGGAGACACAGAGCAGCACGCGACGCTTGGCTCCTTTGTGGTTAGTTTGGCTGGGTGAGCAGATGCCTCCGTTAGAAACCCTGTGGTTGCACTACCTCCGTCGCTTTGCCATTGAACACTGGTATCGCTTTGCCAAGCAGAGGCTATATTGGACACATCCCCAGTTCAGTTCTGTATCGGCAACCGAACAGTGGAGCAGCCTGATGCCGTTGCTCAGTTGGCAGTTGTGGTTAGCGCGAAAGGACTGTACTGACCACCCCTTGCCCTGGCAGGCACCGCAAGAAACGTTGACTCCGGGTCGGGTCGCACAAGCGTTTGCAGGCATTTTGGCAGCGATTGGCACCCCTGCTCCTGCGCCTAAACCTCGTGGTAAATCGCCAGGACGAGGCAAGGGGCACAAGCCAACTCCTCGTCCCTGCTATCCGATGGTCAAAAAACGAGCCTCGAAACGCAAGACATCCGAACAATCCCTGAACAGTCCGGTTGCAACAGCAGCTTAA
- a CDS encoding pyridoxal phosphate-dependent aminotransferase, whose translation MKLAARVENVSPSMTLIIDAKAKAMKADGIDVCSFSAGEPDFNTPKHIVEAAKAALEEGKTRYGPAAGEPRLREAIAQKLQRDNGLCYSAENVLVTNGGKQSIFNLMLAMIEPGDEVIIPAPFWVSYPEMVKLAEGTPVILPTTVETQFKVSPEQIRQAITPKTRLLVLNTPSNPTGMVYTPDEVRAIAQVAVEADLWILSDEIYEKILYDGAQHLSIGAASPEAYERSVVCSGFAKTYAMTGWRVGFLAGPVPLVKAATKIQGHSTSNVCTFAQYGAIAAYESPQDCVQEMLAAFAERRRYMLDALNAMPGLECPKPDGAFYMFPSIAKTGRSSLDFCSELLDQHQVATVPGAAFGADDCIRLSYATDLDTIKRGMERLEKFLHGIL comes from the coding sequence GCTTTAGCGCTGGAGAGCCAGATTTCAACACGCCCAAGCACATTGTGGAAGCTGCTAAAGCCGCGCTAGAGGAGGGCAAGACGCGCTATGGCCCGGCCGCGGGGGAACCCCGACTGCGAGAGGCGATCGCCCAAAAGCTCCAGCGCGACAACGGGCTGTGCTATAGCGCAGAGAACGTTCTGGTCACCAACGGCGGCAAGCAGTCGATCTTTAACCTGATGCTGGCGATGATTGAACCGGGGGATGAGGTGATTATCCCTGCGCCCTTTTGGGTCAGTTATCCCGAAATGGTGAAGCTGGCCGAGGGCACACCCGTCATCCTGCCCACGACGGTCGAAACCCAGTTCAAAGTCTCGCCAGAGCAGATCCGGCAGGCGATTACGCCCAAGACCAGGCTACTGGTTTTGAACACGCCTTCCAACCCAACGGGCATGGTCTACACGCCAGACGAAGTGAGGGCGATCGCCCAAGTGGCCGTCGAGGCCGACCTTTGGATACTGTCGGACGAAATCTACGAAAAAATTCTTTACGACGGCGCTCAGCATCTCAGCATTGGCGCAGCTAGCCCAGAAGCCTACGAACGCTCCGTCGTGTGCAGCGGATTTGCCAAGACCTACGCCATGACGGGCTGGCGCGTTGGCTTCTTGGCAGGGCCAGTGCCCCTGGTAAAAGCGGCAACCAAAATCCAGGGCCACAGCACCTCCAATGTCTGTACCTTTGCCCAATATGGGGCGATCGCCGCCTACGAAAGTCCCCAAGACTGCGTGCAGGAAATGCTAGCCGCCTTTGCCGAGCGCCGCCGCTATATGCTGGATGCCCTAAACGCCATGCCAGGGCTAGAGTGTCCCAAACCCGATGGCGCATTCTATATGTTCCCCAGCATTGCCAAAACGGGACGGTCTTCCCTCGATTTTTGCAGCGAACTGCTAGATCAGCATCAGGTTGCCACAGTCCCAGGCGCGGCTTTTGGCGCAGACGACTGCATCCGGCTGTCCTATGCCACCGATCTAGACACCATCAAGCGCGGCATGGAGCGGCTAGAAAAATTCCTACACGGAATTCTATAG